Proteins from one Pongo abelii isolate AG06213 chromosome 7, NHGRI_mPonAbe1-v2.0_pri, whole genome shotgun sequence genomic window:
- the LOC100450856 gene encoding LOW QUALITY PROTEIN: short-chain dehydrogenase/reductase family 16C member 6-like (The sequence of the model RefSeq protein was modified relative to this genomic sequence to represent the inferred CDS: substituted 1 base at 1 genomic stop codon), with amino-acid sequence MDVIADTSVLLGKFLYYFLESLVYKIIPKKKKNVAGEIVLIMGAGCGLGRQLAIHFARFGAILVLWDVNQEGNMETCRLAKEKCGKKVFPYACDCSNRQEVYRVADQVRKEVGDVTILINNAGLVTGKPFLGIPDHMVEKSFLVYAISHFWTCKAFLPAMTKANHGHLVCISSIAGVVGINGLSDEYFVSPYYSASKFAAFGFAESLFFELTMIKKTEVKTTIMCPHFINTGMFEGCTSKXYQFLLPILEQEYVAKKILYAILEEQVYVMIPKFAYIRLILKRIISPKMLIAFGEYLGMDTCMASFKGRKKANELQTETEGKHQ; translated from the exons ATGGATGTGATTGCAGACACCTCCGTACTTTTGGGAAAATTTCTATATTACTTTTTGGAATCTTTGGTTTACAAGATAATtcccaagaagaaaaagaatgttgCTGGAGAGATTGTACTTATAATGGGAGCTGGATGTGGACTTGGGAGGCAATTGGCTATACATTTTGCCAGGTTTGGAGCCATTTTAGTTCTATGGGATGTTAATCAAGAAGGCAATATGGAAACGTGCAGACTGGCCAAAGAAAAGTGTGGTAAGAAGGTGTTTCCCTATGCATGTGACTGTAGCAACAGACAAGAGGTCTACAGAGTTGCTGATCAG GTCAGGAAAGAAGTTGGTGACGTGACCATCCTCATTAACAATGCTGGCTTAGTCACGGGAAAGCCCTTCCTCGGTATTCCAGATCACATGGTGGAAAAATCCTTTCTTGTATATGCCATCTCTCATTTCTGg ACTTGTAAGGCCTTCCTTCCTGCCATGACTAAAGCTAACCATGGTCATCTGGTTTGTATTTCAAGTATAGCAGGAGTGGTTGGTATTAATGGACTATCAGATGAGTACTTTGTTTCACCAT ATTATTCTGCAAGTAAATTTGCAGCCTTTGGCTTTgctgaatctctcttttttgaaTTAACTATGATAAAGAAAACTGAAGTTAAAACCACCATCATGTGCCCACATTTCATCAACACTGGAATGTTTGAGGGCTGTACAAGCAAATAA TATCAGTTTCTGTTACCAATTCTGGAGCAGGAGTATGTGGCCAAAAAAATTTTATATGCTATTTTAGAGGAACAAGTTTATGTAATGATACCCAAATTTGCATATATCAGATTGATTCTTAAA aGAATAATATCTCCAAAAATGTTGATTGCCTTTGGTGAGTACCTTGGAATGGACACTTGCATGGCTTCTttcaaagggagaaagaaagcaaatgaacTTCAGACTGAAACTGAAGGGAAACACCAGTAG